The following are from one region of the Vibrio hyugaensis genome:
- a CDS encoding glycoside hydrolase family 9 protein, which produces MLLLTNHIGYERLGPKKAIIQTSQPRLSSYTALLVCADSHQTVATLTVEKQGKVASWHQGHFYLVDFSSFNTPGNYYLRFDHLRSSHFEIGEHILLDQTLSDVIHYFKSQRCGGIFDQQDRQVPLLNSDETTDVHGGWYDASGDVSKYLSHLSYANYLNPQQTPMVVWNMLKGLSLLEGNDKLAKFTSTRLIEEALFGADFLVRMQNEKGFFYMTVFDKWSKDIAQREICAYETQLGHKFDDYQAGYRQGAGISIAALASAARLEFHGEFDQQKYRNAAENGYWHLKEHNTQYLNDGEENIIDEYCALLAAVELFKTTKETRYLEESRVWANRLSARQMSDEYIQHFWAANQDGSRPYFHAAEAGLPVIALCEYLAIEDDSERASVAKQIITQACEFEVAITNKVKNPFGYPRQYVKGVDEAKRDAFFVAHNNESGYWWQGENARLGSLATMAYLAQPFIESEILKQQLSKLAQDSINWIVGLNPYDMCMLDGHGRNNPDYLPQYGFFNAKGGVCNGITGGFEDEEDIAFNPPAQKDDMLQNWRWGEQWIPHGAWYLLAVMSQAQHISTLANSQEIKEQ; this is translated from the coding sequence ATGCTGCTACTGACTAACCACATTGGTTACGAGCGTCTGGGCCCTAAAAAAGCGATCATCCAGACAAGCCAACCACGTCTGTCTTCTTATACTGCTTTATTGGTTTGTGCGGACAGCCACCAAACTGTCGCTACGCTAACAGTGGAAAAGCAAGGCAAAGTAGCGAGCTGGCATCAAGGTCATTTCTATCTTGTAGACTTTTCTTCATTTAATACTCCTGGTAACTACTACCTTCGTTTCGATCATTTGCGTTCATCTCACTTTGAAATTGGTGAACATATTCTTCTCGATCAAACACTATCTGACGTGATCCACTACTTTAAGTCTCAACGTTGTGGTGGCATTTTTGATCAACAAGATCGTCAGGTTCCACTGCTAAATTCCGACGAAACCACAGATGTTCACGGCGGTTGGTATGACGCTTCAGGCGATGTCAGTAAATATCTGAGTCATTTGTCATACGCAAACTACCTAAACCCACAGCAGACACCAATGGTGGTGTGGAACATGTTGAAAGGTTTGTCTCTGCTTGAAGGCAACGACAAACTGGCTAAATTCACTTCTACTCGCCTTATTGAAGAAGCACTGTTCGGTGCAGACTTCCTTGTTCGTATGCAAAACGAAAAAGGCTTCTTCTACATGACGGTGTTCGACAAGTGGAGTAAAGACATAGCTCAACGTGAAATCTGCGCCTACGAAACCCAACTTGGTCATAAGTTTGATGACTACCAAGCCGGTTACCGACAAGGAGCTGGCATTAGCATTGCAGCATTAGCTTCAGCAGCACGTCTAGAGTTTCACGGTGAGTTCGACCAACAAAAATACCGTAATGCAGCAGAAAACGGCTACTGGCATTTAAAAGAGCACAACACCCAATATCTAAACGATGGTGAAGAGAACATCATCGATGAATACTGCGCATTGCTTGCAGCCGTTGAGCTATTCAAGACCACCAAAGAAACCCGCTACCTAGAAGAAAGCCGCGTATGGGCAAACCGTCTTTCTGCTCGTCAAATGAGTGATGAGTACATTCAACATTTTTGGGCAGCCAATCAAGATGGCAGCCGCCCTTACTTCCATGCGGCAGAAGCAGGACTTCCGGTTATTGCGCTATGCGAATACTTGGCGATTGAAGACGACTCTGAGCGCGCTTCAGTAGCAAAACAAATCATCACCCAAGCTTGTGAGTTTGAAGTCGCAATCACCAATAAAGTGAAGAACCCATTTGGTTACCCACGCCAATATGTAAAAGGCGTAGACGAAGCGAAGCGTGATGCGTTCTTTGTGGCACACAACAATGAATCGGGTTACTGGTGGCAAGGTGAAAATGCTCGCTTGGGTTCACTGGCAACCATGGCGTATTTGGCACAACCTTTTATCGAGTCAGAAATTCTAAAACAACAGCTTTCAAAACTCGCACAAGATTCTATCAACTGGATTGTTGGTCTGAACCCGTACGACATGTGCATGTTGGACGGTCATGGCCGTAACAATCCGGACTACCTTCCTCAATATGGTTTCTTCAACGCAAAAGGTGGCGTTTGCAACGGTATCACCGGCGGTTTCGAAGATGAGGAAGACATTGCATTTAATCCACCAGCACAGAAAGACGACATGCTTCAGAACTGGCGTTGGGGAGAACAATGGATCCCGCATGGCGCTTGGTACCTACTCGCAGTAATGAGTCAGGCTCAGCACATCTCGACTTTAGCGAACTCTCAAGAAATTAAGGAGCAATAA
- a CDS encoding ABC transporter ATP-binding protein gives MSKQFGELLIEGKNVVKDFPLNSNSIKQSKMRAINDVSFKMYKSRGLSVVGESGSGKSTTAKMIAKMYAPTDGIIEYKGRDIQDITSRHDLMTYREGVQMVWQDPFGSLNPTHNIFHHIARPLLIHKKVSPGNKKELEERVYDLLEQVGLIPPKETAQKFPHQLSGGQRQRVNLARNIAVGAEVVLADEPTSMLDVSIRAGVLNLMEEMKFEKQMSLLYITHDIATARYIAEDLAVMYVGHMVEWGDTEEIIHKPQHPYTQLLVSAVPDPSKSIHEKLKGNKGEIPLWTPESVGCPFAGRCVHATDKCRERLPAVTQLSDNHFVRCYLFED, from the coding sequence ATGAGCAAACAATTCGGCGAACTGCTGATTGAAGGTAAAAATGTCGTTAAGGACTTCCCTTTAAACAGTAACTCAATCAAACAATCTAAGATGCGTGCAATCAACGACGTATCTTTCAAAATGTACAAGAGCCGCGGCTTGTCAGTGGTAGGTGAATCTGGTTCAGGTAAGTCTACTACTGCAAAAATGATTGCTAAAATGTACGCACCAACCGATGGCATCATTGAATACAAAGGTCGTGATATCCAAGACATCACTTCTCGTCACGATTTGATGACTTACCGTGAAGGTGTGCAAATGGTATGGCAAGACCCGTTCGGCTCGCTAAACCCAACACACAACATTTTCCACCATATTGCTCGACCACTGTTGATCCACAAAAAGGTATCACCGGGCAATAAAAAGGAACTGGAAGAACGCGTGTATGACCTGCTGGAACAAGTTGGTCTTATTCCACCAAAGGAAACTGCCCAAAAATTCCCACATCAACTTTCTGGCGGTCAACGCCAGCGTGTGAACTTGGCTCGTAACATTGCGGTTGGTGCAGAAGTGGTACTGGCTGACGAACCAACATCAATGCTTGATGTATCGATCCGTGCCGGTGTTCTTAACCTGATGGAAGAAATGAAGTTTGAGAAACAAATGTCTCTGCTTTACATCACGCACGATATCGCGACAGCGCGTTACATCGCTGAAGATCTTGCGGTTATGTATGTAGGCCACATGGTTGAATGGGGCGATACAGAGGAAATCATTCATAAACCTCAACACCCATACACACAACTACTGGTTTCTGCCGTTCCTGATCCATCGAAGTCAATCCACGAGAAGTTGAAAGGCAACAAAGGCGAGATACCACTTTGGACGCCAGAATCAGTTGGTTGTCCATTCGCAGGACGCTGTGTTCATGCCACAGACAAATGTCGTGAGCGACTGCCTGCTGTAACTCAGCTATCTGACAACCACTTTGTTCGTTGTTACTTATTTGAAGATTAA
- a CDS encoding ABC transporter ATP-binding protein, whose product MTAPLISIRNLCVDYITDAGDVRACNNVSFDIAPGEVFGLAGESGCGKSTVAFSLMRLHKPPAFITGGEVIFNGEDILQYSDDRMQAFRWSEMSMVFQSAMNALNPVLTMEEQFCDVIMRHTNMTRAQAKTRAEGLLEIVDIHPSRLSDYPHQFSGGMRQRLVIAIALALNPKMIIMDEPTTALDVVVQREILQKIYALKEEFGFSILFITHDLSLMVEFSDRIGIMYSGELIEVAPSKQILESPYHPYTKGLGSSFPPLTGPKTKLTGIPGNPLNLLEVPQGCRFQARCDRVHEACTRVPTQLRQIEPGRLSNCHLYGDTIAQAKV is encoded by the coding sequence ATGACTGCACCACTAATTTCTATCCGTAACCTATGCGTAGACTACATTACAGATGCGGGCGATGTCCGCGCCTGTAACAACGTCAGCTTTGACATCGCACCCGGCGAAGTATTCGGCCTAGCAGGTGAATCAGGCTGTGGTAAATCGACTGTTGCCTTCTCGCTAATGCGCCTTCATAAGCCGCCAGCGTTTATCACTGGTGGTGAGGTTATCTTCAATGGTGAAGATATCCTCCAGTACAGCGATGACCGTATGCAAGCGTTCCGTTGGAGCGAAATGTCGATGGTATTCCAGAGTGCGATGAACGCTTTGAACCCTGTTCTTACTATGGAAGAACAGTTCTGCGACGTCATCATGCGTCATACCAATATGACGCGTGCTCAAGCAAAAACACGAGCTGAAGGTCTGCTGGAAATCGTTGATATCCACCCTAGCCGCTTAAGCGACTACCCACACCAGTTCTCCGGTGGTATGCGTCAGCGTCTAGTCATCGCAATCGCTTTGGCTCTGAATCCAAAAATGATCATCATGGACGAACCAACTACCGCACTAGATGTAGTAGTTCAACGTGAAATTCTACAAAAGATTTACGCGCTTAAAGAAGAGTTTGGTTTCTCAATCCTGTTCATCACGCATGATTTGTCTTTAATGGTCGAGTTTTCTGACCGTATCGGCATCATGTACTCAGGTGAATTAATTGAAGTTGCACCTTCTAAGCAGATTCTGGAAAGTCCTTACCACCCTTACACCAAAGGTTTGGGTAGCTCTTTCCCTCCACTAACTGGTCCAAAGACCAAATTGACTGGTATTCCAGGCAACCCGCTGAACTTGCTAGAAGTGCCACAAGGTTGCCGCTTCCAAGCTCGTTGCGACCGCGTACATGAAGCATGTACACGAGTACCAACCCAACTACGTCAAATTGAACCAGGTCGTCTCTCAAATTGTCATTTGTACGGCGACACCATTGCTCAAGCTAAGGTTTAA
- a CDS encoding ABC transporter permease, whose protein sequence is MKELFKLILGNAFARVGLAIIALFIFVAVAAPLITQHAPDKRTGNPHEYPGFVVKQAQNNPDGWVAKNLADDRRTLIMSKKADHVLGTSRMGRDIWSQVAYGARVSLGVGFGAGVIVCFLATVIGISAGYFGGRVDDVLSAAMNIMLVIPQLPLLFVLAAFIGEAGPLTIALIIAGTSWAWGARVVRAQTMALREKEFVKAAEVLGESSLRIIFVEILPNLIPIVGASFIGSVMLAINTEAVISFLGLGDANTISWGIMLYNVQTSSAMLIGAWWEVLAPCIALTLLVTGLALLNFAVDEIANPQLRSHKGMKRWKKLAAKDKKEREPELAPQNALWSGDK, encoded by the coding sequence ATGAAAGAACTATTTAAACTGATTTTAGGTAACGCGTTCGCACGTGTTGGTTTAGCCATTATCGCTTTGTTTATCTTTGTTGCAGTGGCTGCTCCTTTAATTACTCAACACGCACCAGACAAACGCACGGGTAACCCACATGAATACCCTGGTTTTGTTGTAAAACAAGCGCAAAACAATCCTGATGGCTGGGTGGCTAAAAATCTAGCCGACGACCGTCGCACGCTTATCATGTCGAAAAAAGCGGACCACGTTCTAGGTACGTCTCGCATGGGTCGTGACATTTGGTCTCAAGTGGCATACGGCGCGCGAGTATCTCTAGGTGTTGGTTTCGGTGCTGGTGTTATCGTGTGTTTCCTAGCAACGGTTATCGGTATCTCTGCTGGTTACTTTGGTGGTCGTGTTGATGACGTGTTAAGTGCCGCAATGAACATCATGCTGGTTATTCCACAATTACCGCTGCTGTTTGTACTTGCCGCCTTTATCGGGGAGGCTGGGCCACTCACCATTGCATTAATCATTGCCGGTACCTCCTGGGCTTGGGGTGCACGTGTGGTTCGAGCTCAAACCATGGCCTTGCGTGAAAAAGAATTTGTTAAAGCGGCTGAGGTTCTTGGTGAGTCATCTCTTCGTATCATCTTCGTTGAGATTCTACCAAACCTTATCCCAATCGTAGGTGCAAGCTTCATCGGTTCAGTAATGCTAGCAATCAACACGGAAGCCGTAATCTCGTTCCTAGGTCTGGGCGATGCGAACACCATCAGTTGGGGCATCATGCTGTACAACGTACAAACCTCATCGGCGATGCTAATCGGCGCATGGTGGGAAGTTCTAGCACCTTGTATTGCACTAACGTTACTGGTTACAGGTCTTGCTCTACTTAACTTCGCCGTTGATGAAATTGCGAACCCGCAGCTTCGCTCTCACAAAGGCATGAAGCGCTGGAAGAAACTAGCAGCAAAAGACAAGAAAGAGCGTGAGCCTGAACTGGCACCACAAAATGCACTATGGAGCGGAGATAAATAA
- a CDS encoding ABC transporter permease, which produces MGYFLRRLSFYLVALLVAATLNFIIPRAMPGDPVTMMFANASVQVTPERIAAMKELLGFVDGPIYVQYLSYIKNILSWELGTSIQFYPLSVNSLLGSAFGWSLFLAGTAVVLSFSIASVLGIFAAWKRGSKYDAFVTPGTLIIQAIPQMVIAMLALFIFAIGLKWFPSGYAYTPGTIPDWTSWEFIKDVGYHAVLPLFCATIVQIGGFLVNMRNNMINLLAEDYITMAKGKGLSQNRVVFNYAARNALLPSVTALSMSLGMAIGGQLIIEMIFNYPGLGTVLLNAIHARDYQVLQGQLIIMTMFMLCFNLMADMLYMILDPRLRKGGK; this is translated from the coding sequence ATGGGTTATTTTTTAAGACGTTTGTCGTTCTATCTTGTCGCGCTCTTGGTTGCAGCGACGTTAAACTTCATTATTCCGCGAGCAATGCCTGGTGACCCAGTTACCATGATGTTTGCTAACGCATCAGTACAGGTAACACCAGAGCGAATCGCAGCAATGAAAGAGCTGTTAGGTTTCGTTGATGGTCCAATTTATGTTCAATACCTGTCGTACATTAAAAACATTCTAAGCTGGGAGCTAGGTACTTCTATCCAGTTCTACCCGCTTTCAGTTAACTCTCTACTAGGTAGTGCATTTGGTTGGTCACTATTCCTAGCAGGTACGGCAGTTGTACTTTCATTCTCTATTGCATCTGTACTGGGTATCTTTGCAGCATGGAAACGTGGTAGCAAATACGATGCATTTGTAACGCCTGGAACGCTGATTATCCAAGCAATCCCGCAGATGGTTATCGCGATGTTAGCGCTGTTTATTTTTGCAATAGGTCTTAAATGGTTCCCATCTGGTTACGCTTACACACCGGGTACCATTCCTGACTGGACAAGCTGGGAATTCATAAAGGACGTTGGTTATCACGCGGTTCTTCCATTGTTCTGTGCAACGATTGTTCAGATTGGTGGCTTCCTAGTAAACATGCGTAACAACATGATCAACCTTCTTGCTGAAGACTACATCACGATGGCAAAGGGTAAAGGTCTAAGCCAAAACCGTGTTGTATTTAACTACGCTGCACGTAACGCGCTACTACCAAGTGTTACTGCACTTTCAATGTCTCTAGGTATGGCAATCGGTGGTCAGCTTATCATCGAGATGATCTTCAACTACCCAGGCCTAGGCACGGTGCTTCTAAACGCAATTCACGCACGTGACTACCAAGTACTTCAAGGTCAGCTAATTATCATGACTATGTTCATGCTGTGCTTCAACTTAATGGCTGACATGCTGTACATGATTCTAGACCCTCGCCTACGTAAGGGAGGCAAATAA
- a CDS encoding ABC transporter substrate-binding protein has product MLANIKKTALATAIIATATTGFASVATAAERSELTIHPKEFTTFVRNFNPFLGATNLHTTTDFIYEPLVVFNEMHGNTPVFRLAENFQMSDDLMSVTFDIRKGVKWSDGEAFTADDVVYSFNLVKEKPELDQSGINSWVTGVDKINDYQVKFRLSEANSNVPYEIAKVPVVPKHVWSKVKDPSTFTNENPVGSGPFTVIDTFTPQLYIQCENPNYWDATNLDVDCLRVPQIANNDQFLGKVVNGEMDWTSSFVPDIDRTYAAASPKHHYWYPPAGTQAFVVNFKNPDAAKNEALTNVDFRRAFSMALDRQTIIDIAFYGGGTVNDFASGLGYAFEAWSDEKTHDKFKAYNSYNAEGAKQLLAKAGFKDVNKDGFVDTPSGKSFELLIQSPNGWTDFNNTVQLAVEQLAEVGIKARARTPDFSVYNQAMLEGTYDVAYTNYFHGADPYTYWNSAYNSALQSGDGMPRFAMHFYKNDKLDGLLNSFYKTADKQEQLEIAHGIQQIIAQDQVTIPVLSGAYMYQYNTTRFTGWWNEENPKGRPNIWAGIPERLLHVLDLKPVK; this is encoded by the coding sequence ATGCTTGCCAATATTAAAAAAACAGCACTAGCAACAGCAATTATTGCAACGGCTACTACAGGTTTTGCATCAGTAGCTACAGCCGCTGAGCGCAGTGAACTGACTATCCACCCTAAAGAGTTTACAACTTTTGTTCGTAACTTTAACCCTTTCTTGGGTGCAACAAACCTGCACACAACTACTGACTTTATCTACGAGCCACTAGTTGTTTTCAACGAAATGCACGGTAACACACCGGTATTCCGTCTAGCAGAAAACTTCCAAATGTCTGACGACCTAATGAGCGTAACTTTCGATATCCGTAAAGGCGTAAAATGGTCTGACGGCGAAGCGTTTACCGCTGATGACGTTGTTTACTCTTTCAACCTAGTTAAAGAGAAGCCAGAGCTAGACCAATCTGGTATCAACTCTTGGGTAACTGGCGTAGATAAAATTAACGATTACCAAGTTAAGTTCCGCCTAAGCGAAGCAAACTCAAACGTTCCTTACGAAATTGCTAAAGTACCAGTAGTACCTAAGCACGTATGGAGCAAAGTGAAAGATCCATCAACATTCACTAACGAAAATCCAGTAGGTTCTGGCCCATTCACAGTGATCGATACTTTCACTCCTCAACTGTACATCCAGTGTGAAAACCCTAACTACTGGGATGCAACGAACCTAGACGTTGACTGTCTACGTGTTCCACAAATCGCAAACAACGACCAATTCCTAGGTAAAGTTGTAAACGGTGAGATGGACTGGACTTCTTCATTCGTTCCAGATATCGACCGTACTTACGCAGCAGCGAGCCCTAAACACCACTACTGGTACCCGCCAGCAGGTACACAGGCATTCGTTGTAAACTTCAAGAACCCAGATGCAGCGAAAAACGAAGCACTAACTAACGTTGACTTCCGTCGTGCATTCTCTATGGCTCTTGACCGTCAAACTATCATTGATATCGCTTTCTACGGCGGCGGTACTGTGAACGACTTCGCATCTGGCCTTGGCTACGCATTCGAAGCTTGGTCTGACGAAAAGACTCATGACAAGTTCAAAGCTTACAACTCATACAACGCTGAAGGCGCTAAGCAACTTCTAGCTAAAGCAGGCTTTAAAGACGTAAACAAAGATGGTTTTGTTGACACACCATCAGGTAAGTCTTTCGAGCTTCTAATTCAATCGCCAAACGGTTGGACTGACTTCAACAACACTGTACAGCTTGCTGTTGAGCAACTTGCAGAAGTAGGCATCAAAGCACGTGCTCGTACACCAGACTTCTCTGTGTACAACCAAGCAATGCTTGAAGGTACTTACGATGTTGCGTACACCAACTACTTCCACGGTGCAGACCCATACACTTACTGGAACAGTGCTTACAACTCAGCGCTTCAGTCTGGCGACGGTATGCCTCGTTTCGCGATGCACTTCTACAAGAACGATAAGCTAGATGGCCTACTTAACAGCTTCTACAAAACAGCTGATAAGCAAGAACAGCTAGAAATCGCTCACGGTATCCAGCAAATCATCGCTCAAGACCAAGTGACTATCCCTGTATTGTCTGGTGCTTACATGTACCAATACAACACAACTCGCTTCACTGGTTGGTGGAACGAAGAAAATCCTAAGGGCCGTCCAAACATTTGGGCTGGTATCCCAGAGCGTCTACTTCACGTATTGGATCTAAAACCAGTTAAATAA
- a CDS encoding response regulator has translation MFKFYKKQKFKRLQSTLMTAFLVLSITPLTITAIFFLQSHSKDLQEQSTSHLLSVRDTKQQQIIDYFAAQETEVMGFVRSELAYASGGRFYGLVNAFSRLGHDIDEARENAQQRYIQGSGDQIKTSILPESSNYVGSERYRLLHKRYHWAYLELLKRSDFNDILLVDIDGNVTYSINKDDNYGTNLLTGSYNDSALGRTFKRLSEDVNARRKVNEDYTPIVVSDFEVESGKQVAWLGAPIVQQGYLHSYAMFRLPNNGITKLIAEINRDSSIETLLVGSDHKPRTINTKQENIQNSLEIIDKALAGETEVGTYSNRLGEEMIAAFAPIETRGLTWALVVQLPEKEAFARVHQLEKLFVIAMLIAIVLVVIASHYLSNFITSPLLKLTWAAEKVSAGDLDETTFNTQRKDEIGRLAISFERMQRSIREKIQTIKQQNEELESNIKLIQKQNEELQLADKLKDEFLATTSHELRTPLHGMVGIAETLVSGANGAIPASQKYQLDIIIKSGQRLANLVDDLLDYHKMRYGSMDIQKSAVSLASATRLVLELSGHLLGNKTIRIINQVPADLKAVSADPQRIEQVLYNLIGNAIKYTSEGKIVISANVVDDQVRVQVVDTGQGIPAEHLEHIFEPLIQAGQDASRYRQGAGLGLSISRQLIELMGGSLYVSSQPMVGTTFSFTLPLATEEEIKATQTLAARGHFQIPEANLENTDDLSLPENPDGPLLYVADDEPVNLRVLESFLRLEGYRVRTISDGPDTLALIEQEKPELLLLDIMMPGMSGYQVCSELRNTYDHAELPIIMLTALSQTEDRVRGFEAGANDYLSKPFNKQELAARIQAHLTASKAEMRHMENKLLESELRQRAEVEASLLETQGRLLEQLESAPEAIICLREDQRIRFANEAACKLFKRSLEQLKRSSADELIAPKFLTVKQPHYCGKIDIYIEDIRQNIEADILKLPEGSGLDVMYIFNVGGGANAARIHNLETAVEVLSCYAFDGDKDQLQKLKELGGEFTRLADKALGNKKDKQELMREVLVDAMTHALEYWESVTGETKFAFAEQSGFWRVYLDRSTLQTRTLDKYMRIETLPKTPRWRTVLNSIEFILEHCKEQSPERAYIEAQRDKLQRLLTS, from the coding sequence ATGTTTAAATTCTACAAAAAGCAGAAATTTAAGCGCCTGCAAAGCACGCTAATGACCGCGTTTTTGGTTCTTAGTATCACGCCTTTGACGATCACTGCGATTTTCTTCCTGCAGTCACACAGTAAAGATCTTCAAGAACAAAGTACCTCACACCTACTTTCTGTGCGTGACACGAAGCAACAACAGATCATCGACTACTTTGCGGCTCAAGAAACTGAAGTCATGGGCTTTGTTCGCTCAGAATTGGCGTATGCCAGTGGTGGTCGATTCTATGGTTTAGTCAATGCATTCAGTCGCCTAGGGCATGATATTGACGAAGCGAGAGAAAACGCACAGCAACGTTATATCCAAGGCAGTGGCGACCAGATAAAAACCTCAATTTTGCCAGAGTCTTCTAACTATGTTGGTAGTGAGCGTTATCGTCTATTACATAAACGCTACCACTGGGCGTACCTAGAACTGTTAAAGCGCTCTGACTTCAACGACATCTTGTTGGTCGACATTGACGGTAACGTGACTTACTCGATCAATAAAGATGACAATTACGGCACAAACTTACTGACAGGCAGCTATAACGACAGCGCCTTGGGCCGAACATTCAAACGTCTATCGGAGGACGTTAATGCGCGTCGTAAGGTCAATGAAGATTACACGCCTATCGTGGTCTCTGACTTTGAGGTAGAAAGTGGTAAGCAAGTTGCTTGGCTAGGTGCGCCCATTGTTCAGCAGGGTTACCTGCATAGCTATGCAATGTTCCGCCTGCCGAACAATGGTATTACCAAACTTATTGCGGAAATTAATCGTGATTCCTCTATTGAAACCTTGTTAGTTGGTAGTGATCATAAACCTCGCACGATTAACACCAAGCAGGAAAACATCCAAAACAGCTTGGAAATTATCGATAAAGCACTGGCGGGCGAAACCGAAGTAGGCACTTACAGCAACCGCTTAGGTGAAGAGATGATCGCGGCGTTTGCACCCATTGAAACTCGTGGCCTAACTTGGGCGCTAGTCGTGCAACTTCCTGAAAAAGAAGCGTTTGCTCGTGTCCATCAGCTTGAGAAACTGTTTGTGATTGCGATGTTGATTGCGATCGTATTAGTCGTTATCGCTTCACATTACTTATCTAATTTCATCACTTCGCCGCTACTCAAGCTTACTTGGGCAGCAGAGAAAGTGTCTGCTGGTGACTTAGATGAAACGACCTTTAATACTCAGCGAAAAGATGAGATCGGGCGTCTTGCGATCAGCTTTGAGCGTATGCAGCGCTCAATTCGTGAAAAGATTCAAACGATTAAACAACAAAACGAAGAGCTTGAGAGCAACATTAAGTTGATTCAAAAGCAAAACGAGGAGTTGCAATTAGCAGACAAACTCAAAGATGAATTCCTAGCGACTACGTCTCACGAATTGCGGACACCGCTACACGGCATGGTGGGGATTGCAGAGACGTTAGTATCTGGCGCAAACGGTGCGATTCCAGCGAGTCAAAAATACCAGCTAGACATTATTATTAAGAGTGGTCAGCGCTTGGCAAATCTCGTTGATGATTTATTGGATTATCATAAGATGCGCTATGGCAGCATGGATATCCAAAAATCAGCGGTAAGCTTAGCAAGTGCAACACGTTTGGTACTGGAACTCTCTGGCCACCTATTAGGTAACAAAACAATCCGCATCATTAACCAAGTCCCGGCGGATTTAAAAGCGGTCTCTGCCGATCCACAACGTATAGAGCAAGTGCTTTACAACTTGATTGGTAACGCAATTAAGTACACCTCAGAAGGTAAAATTGTCATCTCGGCCAATGTGGTGGACGATCAGGTGCGCGTCCAAGTCGTTGATACTGGCCAAGGTATCCCAGCGGAACATTTGGAGCACATCTTTGAACCGCTCATTCAGGCGGGCCAAGATGCAAGTCGTTACCGTCAAGGTGCAGGACTCGGCCTATCCATTAGCCGTCAGCTTATCGAGTTGATGGGCGGCTCACTGTATGTAAGTAGTCAACCAATGGTAGGAACAACCTTTAGCTTCACTTTACCTCTTGCAACAGAAGAGGAAATTAAAGCAACACAAACTCTGGCGGCTCGTGGTCACTTCCAAATCCCTGAAGCAAATTTAGAAAACACCGACGATTTATCTCTGCCAGAAAACCCGGATGGCCCACTACTCTACGTCGCAGATGATGAACCGGTAAACTTACGCGTTTTAGAGAGCTTCTTACGATTGGAAGGCTATCGAGTGCGTACGATTTCAGATGGTCCTGATACGCTAGCGTTAATTGAACAAGAGAAACCAGAGCTGTTGCTATTGGATATCATGATGCCAGGCATGAGTGGCTACCAGGTATGCAGCGAGCTACGTAACACTTACGACCACGCAGAACTGCCGATCATCATGTTAACGGCATTAAGCCAGACAGAAGATCGTGTAAGAGGCTTCGAGGCTGGTGCAAATGATTACTTGTCCAAACCATTTAATAAACAAGAACTCGCCGCTCGAATCCAAGCGCATTTGACAGCAAGCAAAGCCGAAATGCGTCACATGGAAAACAAGTTGCTTGAATCTGAGCTACGTCAACGCGCAGAAGTAGAAGCTAGTTTACTTGAAACACAAGGACGTTTGTTAGAGCAACTTGAGTCTGCTCCAGAAGCCATCATCTGCTTGAGAGAAGACCAACGAATTCGCTTTGCCAACGAGGCGGCTTGTAAACTCTTCAAACGCAGCCTAGAACAGTTAAAACGCTCATCAGCTGATGAACTCATTGCGCCAAAATTCTTAACCGTCAAGCAACCACACTACTGTGGCAAGATTGATATCTACATCGAAGATATTCGTCAAAACATTGAAGCAGACATTCTCAAACTGCCAGAAGGCTCTGGTTTAGACGTTATGTACATCTTTAACGTTGGTGGTGGAGCAAACGCAGCACGTATTCATAATCTGGAAACGGCAGTAGAAGTTCTTTCATGCTATGCGTTCGATGGAGACAAAGATCAACTACAAAAACTGAAAGAGCTGGGCGGAGAGTTTACTCGTCTTGCCGACAAAGCATTAGGCAATAAGAAAGATAAACAAGAGTTGATGCGTGAAGTACTGGTTGATGCGATGACACATGCTTTAGAATACTGGGAGTCCGTTACAGGAGAAACCAAGTTTGCTTTCGCTGAGCAAAGCGGCTTTTGGCGTGTTTACCTAGACCGCAGTACATTACAGACTCGAACACTTGATAAATACATGCGCATCGAAACTTTGCCAAAAACACCACGCTGGAGAACCGTTTTAAACTCGATAGAGTTTATTCTTGAGCACTGTAAAGAACAAAGCCCAGAACGTGCTTACATCGAAGCACAGCGGGACAAACTGCAAAGGCTCCTCACTAGCTAA